In Aliamphritea ceti, a single window of DNA contains:
- a CDS encoding pseudoazurin — protein sequence MNLKVLLGVALTCMVTGISAEEIIIEMKNVGAEGAMVFEPAVVKAEVGDTVTFVPTDMGHNSELVAGLAPQGADSWKGELGQPVSVTLKKEGVYVYQCLPHTIMAMVGVLVAGQPTNLDVIMKDSAPLKAKFVMNKERLDNYLQQSK from the coding sequence ATGAATCTGAAGGTTCTGTTGGGTGTTGCGTTGACATGTATGGTTACAGGTATTTCTGCTGAGGAAATCATCATAGAAATGAAAAATGTGGGTGCAGAAGGAGCGATGGTATTCGAACCAGCCGTGGTTAAAGCTGAAGTTGGAGATACAGTTACTTTTGTGCCTACAGATATGGGACATAATTCTGAACTGGTAGCAGGGCTGGCTCCTCAGGGGGCTGACAGTTGGAAAGGTGAATTAGGTCAGCCAGTTTCTGTGACCCTGAAAAAAGAGGGTGTATATGTGTATCAGTGTTTGCCGCATACCATTATGGCAATGGTCGGAGTATTAGTCGCAGGTCAGCCGACTAATCTTGATGTGATCATGAAGGACTCAGCACCGCTTAAAGCAAAGTTTGTTATGAACAAAGAGCGCCTGGATAATTATTTGCAGCAGTCTAAGTAG
- a CDS encoding mannan-binding lectin yields the protein MSSYKVYLPAGPIWNQADAEKKAPMIAAAHQGVWTGHWSTVVADKMSVIEVELSTDQKGQNELVTSVLAGPLWSDDEAQEIGPVLAASYGAEFTGRWESIVQGEMSVIEIKYVF from the coding sequence ATGTCGAGCTACAAAGTCTATCTGCCGGCAGGTCCTATCTGGAATCAGGCTGACGCTGAAAAGAAAGCACCAATGATTGCTGCTGCCCATCAGGGTGTCTGGACCGGACACTGGTCAACTGTTGTTGCTGATAAGATGAGTGTTATAGAGGTTGAGCTTAGCACTGATCAGAAAGGTCAGAATGAGCTGGTAACATCAGTATTGGCCGGACCGCTTTGGAGCGATGATGAAGCGCAAGAGATCGGACCTGTGCTTGCAGCCTCATATGGCGCTGAATTCACCGGGCGCTGGGAATCAATTGTGCAGGGTGAAATGAGTGTCATCGAGATAAAATACGTTTTCTGA
- a CDS encoding helix-turn-helix domain-containing protein, which yields MAKQKDRQIFIDGARLKRLRRENGLSQEALADACERQHLRISIATIKRAETNKAVTLRTLHNLAQFFSVPSDELLLHKEQHDLAEGMALLQNRLSVVAVIKVTDIRQKVDIQLQLDELAPLFVKQHGAYVIAAFSQYASYPDSASAGNTRAHILFLLHKMFTEQSVSLLSPSFCLMTLMQLEHDGISYKLSNSEISRLLDYALNVPPNTVVVGDQLKFLYDLQFDFSPLQPNQSGWWVIDGPTRNDERQIPLYGRDKELIRLQQQFDVSLKDQKLTLNCLAGDSGMGKTRMLDEMSAHAESLGMQVIRFDAEQHETDWRVLLTSRLEHWQPETLTEDTDVLAATLENMPDGLAILIDNIHVCVSDALDQLAELSEVLRGFPVVAVISSTFRYSDRVIRILNPDSFIALSRLTLAECEKLAGHFKHHSREWLQQSIARSNGVPFYLNLLLEQVDPESQQMPGSIQLVLEEQLFSLSFGEQQAMQYLALAGVSLPPDVLYILAGRSDLKTLRQSQLVRATSDGQLEIANRLIRELVVASLKDEDKPELHNQLAAEVERAMLDGKLSEQTPARDRLRMEWLYRQFKSAENYFRAVIYQARYANLLIAADSYSEAEAQLLEARDLLEIAAQPKHCTKGKYTPEQCQDIKLDVLFYLANVYKMRYGWYSPVINDVYAEILELCDSTKSYHRKVNGLFRIWTIALMRLDIPEAIGYAQEALQLSEQLEDSACKMQALTALGNTCFWAGRAEEAFRHSALALEQYDPSMLESALEIEGQDPRMIAWCFKCLSALQLQDEQAEVYLQDMINTSREVGHMFSLAIALQAGAWFYWKQRDLSKTLEYATELETLTEENSFPFYQGIAALFKGWAEYQLNPDEQHIMTIATGYQRWLSSTGFRLTQSLYAALIGDVLISNGQVDEALNVLEEAIGVAEQQGTNCYLPELYYLMSRTVADNSFVASEWIQKARLHFSCTPQQQSLFN from the coding sequence ATGGCAAAACAAAAAGACAGACAGATTTTTATTGATGGCGCACGTCTGAAACGTTTACGACGGGAAAATGGTCTGAGTCAGGAAGCTCTGGCAGACGCCTGTGAGCGGCAACATCTGAGAATTTCTATTGCTACGATTAAACGTGCTGAAACGAATAAAGCCGTTACTTTGCGTACATTGCATAATCTTGCGCAGTTTTTCTCAGTTCCCAGTGATGAATTGTTATTGCACAAAGAGCAGCACGATTTAGCAGAAGGCATGGCGCTGCTGCAGAATCGCCTGAGTGTGGTTGCTGTCATCAAGGTGACGGATATCCGGCAGAAAGTGGATATTCAACTGCAACTTGATGAATTAGCACCGTTGTTTGTAAAGCAGCACGGGGCATATGTTATTGCCGCGTTCAGTCAGTATGCTTCTTATCCTGATAGTGCCTCGGCCGGTAATACCCGGGCGCATATTTTGTTCCTGTTACATAAGATGTTCACCGAACAGTCTGTATCACTCCTCTCGCCAAGTTTTTGTCTGATGACGCTGATGCAATTAGAGCACGATGGCATTAGCTATAAGCTATCGAACAGTGAGATAAGCCGGTTACTTGATTATGCGTTGAATGTGCCACCAAATACTGTTGTGGTGGGCGATCAGTTGAAGTTTCTCTATGACCTGCAGTTTGATTTCTCACCATTACAGCCGAATCAGTCGGGCTGGTGGGTAATTGATGGTCCGACCCGAAATGATGAACGGCAGATACCTTTGTATGGCCGTGATAAAGAACTCATCCGCTTGCAGCAACAGTTTGATGTCAGTCTTAAAGATCAGAAACTTACGCTTAATTGCCTTGCCGGGGACTCCGGTATGGGCAAAACACGCATGCTTGATGAGATGTCAGCTCATGCCGAGAGCCTTGGGATGCAGGTGATTCGATTTGATGCAGAACAGCATGAGACTGACTGGCGGGTATTACTGACTTCCCGACTGGAACACTGGCAACCCGAGACGCTTACTGAAGATACTGATGTCTTAGCAGCTACACTGGAAAATATGCCGGACGGTTTGGCAATACTGATCGATAATATCCATGTTTGTGTATCGGATGCGCTGGATCAGTTAGCAGAACTGAGTGAAGTTCTCCGTGGTTTTCCGGTGGTTGCGGTTATCAGCAGTACTTTTCGCTATTCAGACCGGGTGATCCGGATTTTGAATCCTGATTCGTTTATCGCTTTATCGCGTTTAACCCTAGCCGAATGTGAAAAGCTGGCGGGTCATTTTAAACATCATTCCCGCGAATGGCTGCAGCAGAGTATTGCCCGTTCAAATGGTGTGCCGTTTTATCTGAATCTGTTGCTCGAGCAGGTTGATCCTGAAAGCCAGCAAATGCCAGGTTCTATCCAACTGGTGCTGGAGGAGCAACTGTTTAGTCTGAGCTTTGGTGAACAACAGGCTATGCAGTATTTAGCACTGGCAGGTGTTTCTTTGCCTCCTGATGTTTTGTATATCCTGGCGGGACGCTCAGATTTGAAGACATTGCGGCAATCGCAGTTAGTCAGAGCTACAAGTGATGGGCAGTTGGAAATTGCCAACCGGCTGATCAGGGAGCTGGTTGTTGCAAGTCTTAAGGATGAGGATAAACCTGAGTTACATAATCAGCTGGCTGCCGAAGTGGAAAGGGCAATGTTGGACGGTAAGCTGTCTGAACAAACGCCTGCTCGTGATCGTTTACGTATGGAGTGGTTATACCGGCAGTTTAAGTCAGCGGAAAATTACTTCAGAGCGGTTATTTATCAGGCGCGTTATGCGAACCTGCTGATTGCCGCAGACAGTTACAGTGAAGCAGAAGCGCAATTACTGGAAGCACGTGATTTATTGGAAATTGCTGCTCAGCCGAAACACTGTACAAAAGGTAAATATACGCCTGAACAGTGTCAGGATATTAAACTGGATGTGCTGTTTTATTTAGCTAACGTTTATAAAATGCGTTATGGCTGGTATTCACCGGTTATCAATGATGTATATGCTGAAATTCTTGAGCTTTGTGACAGTACCAAGAGTTATCACCGCAAGGTAAACGGCTTGTTCAGGATATGGACGATTGCACTGATGCGTCTGGATATTCCTGAAGCAATTGGTTATGCCCAGGAAGCGTTGCAGCTATCGGAGCAGTTGGAAGATAGCGCCTGTAAAATGCAGGCACTGACTGCGCTTGGTAATACCTGCTTCTGGGCGGGAAGGGCTGAAGAGGCTTTTCGACATTCGGCACTGGCATTAGAGCAGTATGATCCGAGTATGCTTGAGTCAGCACTGGAGATAGAAGGGCAAGATCCGCGAATGATTGCCTGGTGCTTTAAGTGCCTGAGTGCATTGCAGTTACAGGATGAGCAGGCCGAAGTTTATCTTCAGGATATGATTAATACCAGCCGTGAAGTAGGGCACATGTTTAGCCTGGCTATTGCTTTGCAGGCTGGGGCCTGGTTTTACTGGAAACAACGGGATCTCAGTAAAACCCTGGAGTATGCAACTGAGCTTGAAACCTTGACGGAGGAGAATTCGTTTCCGTTTTATCAGGGTATTGCCGCTTTATTTAAAGGCTGGGCGGAGTATCAGCTGAATCCTGATGAGCAGCATATCATGACCATTGCGACGGGCTATCAACGCTGGTTATCCAGTACCGGATTCAGATTGACGCAGTCTCTTTATGCAGCGCTTATTGGTGATGTACTGATTAGTAACGGACAGGTAGACGAAGCTTTAAATGTACTGGAAGAAGCTATTGGCGTGGCTGAACAACAAGGTACGAATTGTTATTTGCCAGAGCTGTATTATCTGATGTCGCGTACTGTGGCAGATAACTCATTTGTTGCCTCGGAATGGATACAAAAAGCCCGTTTGCACTTCTCCTGCACACCGCAACAGCAAAGTCTGTTCAACTAA
- a CDS encoding IclR family transcriptional regulator: protein MSQEKTKEKPEARIQVIDRAATLLDSISRYSKPVKLKVLSADTGLHPSTAHRILHSLIDNRFVERNGSGEYRLGQRLLQLSNRLHTDIDLRAVALPFMEKLRDKTGETVNLTIREGDVVIYFEKVTPNRMMHVQQIIGSRAPLHVTGVGKLMLGSGGEDEIANYAQRTNLPAYTRNTFSSLTALTDECLKSAAQGYALDNEEAEIDVGCIGVLLYDRTGNITAGLSVSAPIDRRKDAWIEDLQAAGKAISAQLGYES, encoded by the coding sequence ATGTCTCAAGAAAAAACTAAGGAAAAGCCGGAAGCACGTATTCAGGTAATAGATCGTGCTGCGACATTACTGGATTCTATTTCCCGTTATTCGAAGCCAGTGAAACTTAAGGTGCTGAGCGCCGATACTGGACTGCATCCGTCAACGGCTCACCGGATTTTACATTCGCTGATCGATAACCGTTTTGTAGAACGTAATGGCAGTGGTGAATACCGTCTTGGTCAACGGTTATTACAGTTAAGTAACCGTTTGCATACGGACATCGATTTACGTGCTGTTGCACTGCCTTTTATGGAGAAGTTACGGGACAAAACCGGTGAAACCGTTAACCTGACGATTCGTGAAGGTGATGTTGTTATTTATTTTGAAAAAGTAACGCCGAACCGCATGATGCATGTACAGCAGATTATTGGCAGTAGGGCGCCTCTGCATGTGACGGGTGTAGGCAAGTTGATGCTGGGATCCGGGGGGGAAGACGAGATTGCAAATTATGCTCAGCGAACTAATTTACCTGCTTATACCCGGAATACATTTTCATCGTTAACAGCCTTGACGGACGAGTGTCTGAAAAGTGCTGCCCAGGGTTATGCATTGGATAACGAGGAAGCTGAAATCGATGTCGGGTGTATTGGTGTGTTGCTATACGATCGTACTGGTAACATCACAGCAGGCTTGTCTGTTTCTGCGCCTATCGACCGGCGTAAAGATGCCTGGATTGAAGATCTGCAGGCCGCAGGTAAAGCTATTTCTGCTCAACTTGGTTATGAAAGCTGA
- the bhcA gene encoding L-aspartate--glyoxylate aminotransferase BhcA: MADQNPIFIPGPTNIPDRLRNAMHIQSRDHRAPDFVETFAPVLRDCKKVFGTDSGEIITFPASGTGGWEAAICNTLSPGDKVLIARYGMFSHRWIDLCQRHGLEVQIIECSWGSGAPAEQFEAILKANHPQDIKAVLVTHNETATGVLSDIAAVRQAMDNAGHPAMMFVDCVSSLASVPFEMDAWGVDIAVSGSQKGFMLATGMAILGVSQKALSAMETATLPRTFFDFRDMMTANATGGFPYTPPLQLIYGLKESLNMLFEEGLEQVYARHHRLAEGVRQAVSAWGLKLCANSPDLNSNTVSAIYVPEGFDSNRLTEHAFSKYGVSFGIGLGEMNGKAFRIGHLGSLTDVMVLSGLATIEMAMADLDYPIELGSGVRAAQEYFRQTAA, encoded by the coding sequence ATGGCAGATCAGAATCCCATTTTTATTCCCGGACCGACCAATATCCCGGACCGGTTACGCAACGCAATGCATATCCAAAGCCGCGATCACCGCGCTCCTGACTTTGTGGAAACTTTTGCCCCCGTTCTGCGTGACTGTAAAAAAGTGTTCGGTACAGACAGTGGCGAAATCATTACTTTTCCTGCCAGTGGTACAGGTGGTTGGGAAGCAGCAATCTGCAACACCCTCTCCCCCGGTGACAAGGTACTGATTGCCCGCTATGGCATGTTCTCTCACCGTTGGATCGACCTGTGTCAGCGTCATGGTTTAGAAGTGCAGATTATCGAATGCAGCTGGGGCAGCGGTGCACCGGCGGAGCAGTTCGAAGCAATACTGAAGGCTAATCATCCGCAGGATATTAAAGCGGTTCTGGTTACCCATAACGAAACAGCCACTGGCGTATTAAGTGACATTGCCGCTGTTCGTCAGGCAATGGATAACGCTGGCCATCCGGCCATGATGTTCGTTGACTGCGTAAGTTCACTGGCATCAGTACCCTTCGAGATGGATGCATGGGGTGTAGACATTGCCGTTTCCGGCTCCCAGAAAGGCTTCATGCTGGCAACTGGTATGGCGATTCTGGGAGTAAGTCAGAAAGCACTGTCAGCTATGGAAACAGCCACCCTTCCACGGACATTTTTTGACTTCCGCGACATGATGACAGCTAACGCAACCGGCGGCTTCCCTTATACACCTCCGCTGCAACTCATCTACGGCCTGAAAGAAAGCCTCAACATGTTGTTTGAAGAGGGCCTTGAGCAGGTTTACGCCCGTCATCACCGTTTAGCTGAAGGTGTACGGCAGGCGGTATCGGCCTGGGGACTGAAGTTGTGCGCTAACTCACCTGATCTGAATTCCAACACAGTAAGCGCCATCTACGTACCGGAAGGTTTCGACAGTAACCGCTTAACTGAACATGCCTTCAGCAAGTACGGCGTTTCCTTCGGAATAGGCCTTGGCGAGATGAACGGTAAAGCATTCCGTATCGGCCATCTGGGTTCACTCACCGATGTCATGGTGCTGTCAGGTCTGGCTACCATCGAAATGGCCATGGCTGATCTGGATTACCCAATTGAACTGGGCAGCGGTGTACGTGCTGCGCAGGAATATTTCCGCCAGACCGCTGCTTAA
- the bhcB gene encoding beta-hydroxyaspartate dehydratase BhcB codes for MSEQTMIIPTYDDVKIAHERIKPYIHETPVLTSRFINELTGAELFFKCENFQKAGAFKVRGACNAVFGLSEEQAATGVATHSSGNHALSLSYAAGQRGIPVSVVMPRTAPQAKKDAVIGYGGKIVECEPSTSSREAVFADMVAESGADFIHPYNDPRVIAGQATCSRELLTQVDNLDAVIAPIGGGGMISGTCLTLSNVAPEVKIYAAEPLNADDAARSFRAGYIIADDAPETVADGLKVPLKDLTWHFVSNHVTDILTATEEEIVDAMKLIWKRMKIVMEPSSAVPLATILKNPEVFRGKRVGVIITGGNVDLDKLPWQ; via the coding sequence ATGTCTGAACAAACAATGATCATACCGACCTATGACGATGTAAAGATCGCTCACGAGCGTATTAAACCTTACATCCACGAAACACCGGTACTGACATCACGTTTTATAAATGAACTGACCGGTGCGGAACTGTTCTTCAAGTGTGAAAACTTTCAGAAAGCCGGAGCTTTTAAAGTCCGTGGCGCCTGTAATGCAGTCTTCGGCCTGAGTGAAGAACAGGCAGCAACAGGCGTGGCAACTCACTCTTCCGGTAACCACGCCCTGTCGCTTTCCTATGCAGCAGGTCAGCGCGGTATTCCTGTCTCAGTCGTCATGCCACGTACAGCGCCGCAGGCAAAAAAAGATGCGGTAATCGGCTACGGCGGAAAAATTGTTGAGTGCGAGCCATCCACCAGTTCCCGTGAAGCAGTATTTGCAGACATGGTAGCGGAATCCGGTGCTGATTTTATCCATCCATATAACGATCCACGGGTAATTGCCGGTCAGGCAACCTGCTCACGGGAACTGCTAACCCAAGTAGACAATCTGGATGCAGTTATCGCACCAATCGGCGGTGGCGGTATGATCTCCGGCACCTGCCTGACACTTTCTAATGTAGCGCCTGAAGTAAAGATCTACGCAGCTGAACCCCTTAACGCTGATGATGCTGCGCGTTCTTTTCGTGCTGGATACATCATCGCTGATGATGCGCCGGAAACAGTCGCAGACGGCTTAAAAGTTCCGCTAAAGGATCTCACCTGGCATTTCGTCAGCAATCACGTCACCGACATTCTGACAGCAACAGAAGAAGAAATCGTTGATGCAATGAAGCTGATATGGAAGCGCATGAAGATTGTTATGGAACCCAGCAGCGCCGTTCCGCTGGCAACCATCCTGAAGAATCCGGAAGTGTTCCGGGGCAAACGTGTCGGCGTGATTATCACTGGCGGCAATGTCGATCTGGACAAACTGCCCTGGCAATAA
- the bhcC gene encoding 3-hydroxy-D-aspartate aldolase BhcC, with protein sequence MTAQTNLSQTPPLAMEVGYDIPAAIGMNETDIQTPCLVVDLDALEKNIRTMGQYAKEMGVRHRVHGKMHKSVDIALLQEQLGDSCGVCCQKVSEAEVFARGGIRDVLVSNQVRDPAKIDRMVQLPKLGARTICCVDDIDNVAELSAATQTHGTELECLVEIDCGAGRCGVAAGAPVVELAKAIAAAPGLKFAGIQAYQGAMQHMQSYTERKEKIDIAVDMVARSIQLLKAEGLECDIVGGGGTGSYYFEGNSGVFNELQCGSYAFMDADYQTIHDENGKRISEFENSLFILTSVMSHAKTDKAICDAGLKAQSVDSGLPYIFGRTDVEYVKCSDEHGVIADPEGVLKVNQKLKLVPGHCDPTCNVHDWYVGVRNGKVETLWPVSARGKAF encoded by the coding sequence ATGACAGCACAGACTAATTTATCGCAAACCCCGCCCCTGGCAATGGAAGTAGGCTATGACATTCCGGCTGCTATCGGCATGAATGAAACAGATATTCAGACCCCTTGCCTCGTCGTTGACCTCGACGCCCTGGAAAAGAACATCCGTACTATGGGCCAGTACGCCAAAGAAATGGGCGTACGGCACCGGGTGCACGGCAAAATGCACAAATCAGTTGATATCGCCCTCTTACAGGAACAGTTGGGTGACAGCTGTGGTGTTTGCTGCCAAAAGGTATCAGAAGCAGAAGTGTTTGCCCGCGGCGGTATTCGCGACGTACTGGTATCAAACCAGGTACGTGACCCGGCTAAAATCGACCGTATGGTGCAGCTACCTAAGCTTGGTGCCCGCACAATTTGCTGTGTCGATGACATAGACAACGTGGCCGAACTGTCCGCTGCCACCCAGACCCACGGCACCGAACTTGAATGCCTGGTTGAGATTGACTGTGGTGCCGGACGCTGTGGTGTTGCAGCCGGTGCTCCTGTGGTTGAACTGGCAAAAGCTATCGCCGCTGCACCAGGTCTTAAATTCGCCGGTATTCAGGCATATCAGGGTGCGATGCAACACATGCAAAGCTACACCGAACGTAAAGAAAAAATCGATATTGCAGTAGACATGGTTGCCCGCTCTATCCAATTGCTTAAAGCCGAAGGCCTTGAATGCGACATCGTTGGTGGTGGCGGAACAGGTTCTTACTATTTCGAAGGCAACTCAGGTGTATTCAACGAACTGCAGTGCGGTTCTTATGCCTTTATGGATGCGGACTACCAGACAATCCACGATGAAAACGGCAAGCGTATCTCCGAATTTGAAAACTCACTCTTCATTCTGACCTCTGTTATGAGTCACGCAAAAACAGATAAAGCCATCTGTGACGCAGGCCTGAAAGCTCAGTCAGTAGACAGCGGCCTGCCATATATCTTCGGTCGCACTGATGTTGAATACGTTAAATGCTCCGATGAACACGGTGTAATTGCCGACCCGGAAGGTGTACTGAAAGTAAACCAGAAACTTAAGCTGGTACCGGGTCACTGTGACCCAACCTGTAACGTACATGACTGGTATGTAGGTGTACGCAACGGCAAGGTTGAAACCCTGTGGCCGGTATCTGCCCGCGGTAAAGCATTTTAA
- the bhcD gene encoding iminosuccinate reductase BhcD, with the protein MTTQNKGVAIVSEAVCEAIVGRPEAFTAVEDIFAAMAKKDAYNFPVVREAIGHADALYGFKSGFDRAGQVLGVKSGGYWPGNAANGLTNHQSTVILFDPDTGKLKALVGGNYLTAVRTAASSAVSIAHLARKDAKVLGMVGAGHQSTFQLRAAVEQRNFEKVVAWNPHPEYLPRLQAVCDELGLPFEAVSREELGAQADVIITITSAFEPLLMKDWIKPGTHIACMGTDTKGKQEVDPELLVAASVFTDEIEQSISIGEAQHAVGNASLSASDITPIGEVINATHPGRRSDNEITLFDGTGVGLQDLAVASAAAELAIAQNQADWTEL; encoded by the coding sequence ATGACTACTCAGAACAAAGGCGTAGCCATTGTTTCCGAAGCGGTATGCGAAGCCATAGTTGGCCGCCCGGAAGCCTTCACCGCCGTCGAAGACATTTTTGCTGCCATGGCAAAGAAAGATGCATACAACTTCCCAGTTGTTCGCGAAGCTATTGGCCACGCTGATGCATTATACGGTTTCAAGTCTGGCTTCGACCGTGCCGGTCAGGTACTGGGCGTAAAGTCTGGCGGCTACTGGCCAGGCAACGCGGCGAACGGTCTGACTAATCACCAGTCCACCGTCATCCTGTTTGACCCAGACACAGGCAAACTTAAAGCACTGGTTGGCGGTAATTATCTGACAGCCGTACGTACTGCTGCCTCCTCAGCTGTGTCTATTGCTCACCTGGCCCGTAAAGATGCCAAGGTATTAGGTATGGTCGGCGCCGGCCACCAGTCAACCTTCCAACTGCGTGCAGCAGTTGAACAACGTAACTTTGAGAAAGTTGTTGCCTGGAATCCGCATCCGGAATACCTGCCACGCCTGCAAGCAGTTTGTGATGAACTTGGCCTGCCATTTGAAGCAGTCAGCCGCGAAGAACTGGGGGCTCAGGCAGATGTCATCATCACCATTACTTCTGCGTTTGAACCTTTGCTGATGAAAGACTGGATCAAACCCGGCACGCACATCGCCTGCATGGGGACTGACACTAAAGGTAAACAGGAGGTCGATCCTGAATTGCTGGTTGCCGCCAGTGTCTTCACTGATGAGATTGAACAATCAATCAGCATTGGTGAAGCCCAGCACGCAGTTGGCAATGCTAGCCTGAGTGCCAGCGATATTACACCCATCGGTGAAGTCATTAACGCAACCCACCCGGGCCGACGTTCAGATAATGAAATTACCCTGTTTGATGGTACAGGCGTAGGCCTGCAGGACCTGGCTGTCGCTTCCGCTGCCGCCGAACTGGCTATCGCACAGAATCAAGCCGACTGGACCGAACTGTAA
- a CDS encoding isocitrate lyase/PEP mutase family protein — MKKTARTRMRALLENHQCVPCASVFDPMSARMADDIGFKTGILGGSVTSLMTLGVPDICQLTLSELVEQARRVCRASDLPVIVDGDNGYGNALNVVRTIEALEYACASLVTLEDTVLPHGYNGSPQQLISVDEACSKLKAALKTRRDPEFAIFARTHALPGQSVESLLKRVIAYTATGIDGLCIFGLTDKDILEQVAANTHLPLMLISYGDTDLGSQQALADNKVRIRLQGHLAYEAAVRATYHSLQALHSRHNPEAKLQHTDAAAKTLIREYSRQSHYEALIRDYVTPAG; from the coding sequence ATGAAAAAGACCGCCAGAACCCGCATGCGTGCCCTGCTGGAAAATCACCAATGCGTACCCTGCGCGTCAGTCTTTGATCCGATGTCCGCCCGTATGGCTGATGATATCGGCTTTAAAACCGGCATATTAGGCGGTTCCGTAACATCTTTAATGACGCTTGGTGTACCGGATATTTGCCAGCTGACACTCAGCGAACTGGTCGAACAGGCCCGCAGGGTTTGTCGTGCCTCTGACCTGCCAGTCATCGTCGATGGCGACAACGGTTATGGCAACGCACTGAATGTTGTACGTACCATTGAAGCACTGGAATATGCATGTGCGTCACTGGTCACTCTGGAAGATACTGTACTGCCTCACGGCTATAACGGTTCGCCACAACAGTTAATCTCGGTTGATGAAGCCTGCAGCAAACTTAAAGCCGCTTTAAAAACCCGCCGGGACCCGGAGTTTGCCATCTTTGCCCGGACTCATGCATTACCTGGCCAGTCGGTCGAATCTCTGCTGAAAAGAGTGATTGCCTATACCGCAACGGGTATCGATGGTCTGTGTATTTTTGGCCTCACAGATAAAGATATCCTCGAGCAGGTGGCCGCTAATACGCACCTGCCACTTATGCTGATTTCCTATGGTGACACTGATTTAGGCAGCCAACAGGCTCTGGCAGATAATAAAGTAAGGATCCGTCTGCAAGGTCATCTCGCCTATGAAGCAGCTGTCCGGGCGACCTACCATTCATTACAGGCATTACACAGCCGCCATAACCCTGAAGCAAAACTGCAGCACACAGATGCCGCCGCTAAAACGCTTATCCGGGAATACTCCCGCCAGTCGCACTATGAAGCACTCATCCGCGACTACGTAACACCAGCAGGATAA